Proteins found in one Nymphalis io chromosome 4, ilAglIoxx1.1, whole genome shotgun sequence genomic segment:
- the LOC126768246 gene encoding brain tumor protein-like isoform X3 — translation MEEINGELYGDGLVSLGDEGSLEASDNGKQEQNCKICDNKLCSPRVLSCLHVFCEVCIDKLMVNEAGDSLKFDLAVECPMCKQETKVMPGGGAASLPSDYVLTNILDVSSMDQSVVCTCCKSKEPAVARCTDCSHFLCSNCNSAHEFMRCFENHRVVPFDALRSSKEKTAVHKPIFCTRHVGESLKFYCCECEVGACTECLTVDHKVGEHRCERIVDAEPNLRAELRNFIVEANARAVSAGSASARLDDALGDLQRQRDDAESVINEAYHAYKAALERRREKALEELERLHKERELKVMDLFDRVDKTVQRIDCACKFAARLLRRGDGTEIVMLKKIVASQFARLLEGAPEFDVDYSVEFVTKLEKFDSIAEDTFGTFRTEATRAEERKRASESSAIVSVASNAHSPAVSVTNAPVFDDFPLGNVRRVTGVSNMVGVPGVGGVPAIGVPGVGAVPGVGAVGNTSVISGVVNVNSGVGAVTGVGGVSALPSMVEYNLQQLASIAEKEVPPPPHASPAPSFTLAELLAGDLNSPQAYNNLQALAKLGLNTVNGFGGVGGVGGIGGVGPRGVSPGRPLLTAAEEAALVAPPAPLVRATKATPMHIRFKFGQLGGGKGQFNSPHGFCLGNDEDIIVADTNNHRITVFDKSGSHKFNFGVAGKEEGQLWYPRKVAVVRATGKFVVCDRGNERSRMQIFTKNGHFLKKIAVRFIDIVAGLAVTAEGLIVAVDSVTPTVFILSEEGDLLSWFDCSECMREPSDIAISGKEFYVCDFKGHCVVVFDDEGHFLRRIGCENVTNFPNGIDVSDAGDVLIGDSHGNKFHVAVFSREGVLVTEFECPYVKVSRCCGLKITSEGYIVTLAKNNHHVLVLNTLYIV, via the exons atgGAAGAAATTAATGGCGAGCTTTATGGGGATGGCCTTGTTAGTCTTGGCGATGAAGGTTCTTTGGAAGCTTCTGATAATGGAAAACAAgaacaaaattgtaaaatttgcga CAATAAACTATGCAGTCCTCGTGTATTGTCATGCCTTCATGTATTCTGTGAAGTATGCATTGACAAATTGATGGTAAACGAAGCTGGAGATTCTCTTAAATTTGATTTAGCGGTTGAATGCCCCATGTGTAAACAAGAAACTAAGgtg aTGCCAGGAGGAGGAGCTGCATCACTCCCTTCAGACTATGTTCTTACTAACATCTTGGATGTTTCCTCCATGGATCAGTCTGTTGTTTGCACTTGCTGTAAGAGTAAAGAGCCAGCTGTTGCCAGATGCACCGATTGCTCTCATTTCTTATGTTCCAACTGCAACTCAGCTCATGAGTTCATGAGGTGCTTTGAAAACCATCGCGTTGTTCCATTCGACGCCTTAAGATCGTCCAAAGAAAAGACGGCTGTACATAAGCCAATTTTCTGCACACGTCATGTAGGTGAAAGCCTTAAATTTTACTGTTGCGAGTGTGAGGTAGGTGCTTGCACAGAATGTCTAACAGTTGATCATAAAGTAGGAGAACATCGTTGTGAGCGCATTGTTGATGCGGAACCAAATCTCCGCGCTGAGCTTAGGAATTTTATTGTCGAAGCAAATGCTCGTGCAGTTTCAGCTGGGAGTGCATCAGCTAGACTTGATGATGCTTTAGGCGATTTGCAACGCCAAAGAGATGATGCTGAAAGTGTCATTAATGAAGCTTATCACGCATACAAAGCAGCTCTCGAAAGACGTCGTGAGAAAGCTTTGGAAGAACTGGAGAGACTGCACAAAGAAAGAGAACTTAAAGTGATGGATTTGTTTGATCGCGTCGATAAAACCGTACAACGTATAGATTGCGCTTGCAAATTTGCTGCGAGACTTCTTCGAAGAGGTGATGGAACCGAAATTGTAATGTTGAAGAAAATTGTAGCATCTCAATTTGCGCGACTTTTGGAAGGTGCTCCTGAATTTGACGTCGACTATTCTGTGGAGTTTGTTACTAAACTGGAAAAATTCGATTCGATAGCAGAAGATACATTTGGAACATTCCGCACTGAAGCAACTAGAGCGGAGGAAAGAAAACGTGCAAGCGAATCTTCGGCTATAGTTTCAGTCGCTTCCAATGCTCATTCGCCGGCTGTGTCAGTGACAAATGCACCTGTTTTCGATGATTTTCCTCTGGGAAATGTTCGTCGGGTTACAGGTGTTAGCAACATGGTGGGTGTTCCAGGAGTTGGAGGTGTTCCAGCTATTGGTGTACCGGGAGTGGGTGCGGTACCAGGAGTGGGAGCCGTGGGAAATACCAGCGTTATATCCGGGGTAGTCAACGTTAATAGCGGTGTTGGCGCTGTAACGGGTGTTGGTGGAGTTTCAGCGTTGCCGTCAATGGTAGAATACAACTTGCAACAACTGGCTAGCATCGCTGAGAAAGAAGTTCCACCGCCACCTCATGCATCACCGGCTCCATCTTTTACTCTTGCTGAGCTGCTCGCTGGAGACCTTAACTCGCCTCAAGCTTACAATAACTTGCAAGCACTTGCTAAACTCGGATTGAATACTG TCAACGGTTTTGGAGGAGTTGGCGGTGTTGGTGGAATCGGAGGAGTAGGTCCTCGTGGAGTGTCTCCTGGTAGACCTTTGCTGACTGCTGCCGAAGAAGCTGCGCTTGTTGCGCCGCCAGCACCACTAGTCCGGGCTACTAAAGCTACTCCTATGCATATTAGATTCAAATTCGGGCAACTCGGCGGAGGCAAGGGCCAATTTAATTCACCACATGGATTTTGCCTAGGCAATGACGAAGACATCATTGTTGCAGATACTAATAATCATCGCATTAcg GTCTTTGACAAATCTGGCAGTCACAAGTTTAATTTTGGCGTCGCTGGTAAAGAAGAGGGTCAACTTTGGTATCCACGTAAAGTTGCCGTGGTTCGAGCTACAGGAAAATTTGTGGTCTGCGATCGTGGAAACGAAAGATCTCGAATGCAAATTTTCACCAAAAATGGACATTTCTTAAAGAAGATCGCT gtGCGCTTTATCGATATTGTCGCGGGTTTAGCTGTCACTGCTGAAGGACTCATTGTTGCTGTCGACAGTGTGACTCCTACAGTTTTTATCTTATCTGAAGAGGGCGATCTCCTGAGTTGGTTCGATTGTAGTGAATGCATGAGGGAGCCGTCGGATATCGCAATTAGCG GCAAGGAATTCTACGTCTGCGACTTCAAGGGGCACTGCGTCGTAGTGTTCGACGACGAGGGTCACTTCCTGCGCCGCATCGGCTGCGAGAACGTGACCAACTTCCCCAACGGCATCGACGTGTCGGACGCGGGCGACGTGCTCATTGGAGACTCGCACGGCAACAAGTTCCATGTCGCCGTATTCTCGCGGGAGGGCGTTCTCGTCACCGAGTTTGAATGCCCCTACGTCAAG GTTTCTCGCTGCTGTGGACTTAAGATTACATCTGAAGGTTATATCGTCACTCTGGCTAAGAATAATCACCACGTTCTAGTCCTCAACACCCTTTACATTGTCTGA
- the LOC126768272 gene encoding signal recognition particle 9 kDa protein, with the protein MTFIPNWEEFEKSAEMLYLSDPLNTRYSIKYSHSKGVFLVKITDNKKCLQYKTEVQQDVRKIDKFISNLIRHMASNDN; encoded by the exons atgacTTTCATACCGAACTGGGAAGAATTTGAAAAATCTGCGGAAATGTTATATTTGAGTGATCCTTTGAACACACGTTACAGTATTAAATATTCTCATTCAAAAGgagtatttttagtaaaaatcacCGATAACAAAAAG tGCCTTCAATACAAAACAGAAGTCCAACAAGATGTAAGAAAAATTGATaagtttatatcaaatttaataagaCATATGGCTTCAAATGATaactaa
- the LOC126768262 gene encoding N-acetylglucosamine-6-phosphate deacetylase, which yields MKVKSGLTRFHECFILRNSKIIKEDLWIRDGKIVNPEHVFYVEQVEADVTVNCENSLIVPGFIDIQNNGGWGVDFSYDTENVEEGVQKVAKQLLAHGVTSFCPTMVTSDKEKYLKILPRIQKQQGSQLGATILGVHLEGPFISLAKKGAHRDEYIKNPEKGLESIQEVYGSLDNVIIVTIAPELPGALEAIKGLTSLGIKVALGHSSASLAQGEEGIRCGANLITHLFNAMLPFHHRDPGLVGLLASTTEKQVFYGIISDGIHTHPAALRIACRTNPDGLILVSDAVAAQGLADGNYRIGPQLVNVENGHAYVTGTKVLCGSTTALDECVKTLKEATDCSLEYALETASLHPAKALGIDRTKGKLNFGYDADFVIMHPQSMKVLSTWIAGECVHKSI from the exons atgaaggtGAAGTCAGGTCTTACAAGATTTCACGAGTGTTTTATTCTacgtaatagtaaaataataaaagaagacTTATGGATAAGAGATGGAAAAATTGTTAACCCTGAACATGTATTTTATGTGGAACAAGTTGAAGCAGATGTAACGGTAAACTGTGAAAATTCACTTATTGTACCCGGATTTATAGACATTCAAAATAATG GTGGTTGGGGTGTTGACTTTTCATATGATACTGAAAATGTTGAAGAAGGTGTCCAAAAAGTAGCAAAACAATTGTTAGCCCATGGTGTGACATCGTTTTGCCCAACAATGGTCACTTCAGACaaggaaaaatatttgaaaattcttCCACGAATACAAAAACAACAAGGAAGTCAACTTGGAGCAACTATTCTAGGGGTACATCTTGAAGGGCCATTCATTAGTTTAGCTAAGAAAGGTGCCCATAGggatgaatatattaaaaaccctGAAAAG GGATTAGAATCAATTCAGGAGGTATATGGATCTCTtgataatgttataattgtaaCAATAGCACCAGAACTACCTGGTGCTTTAGAAGCAATCAAAGGATTAACAAGTCTTGGAATCAAAGTTGCTCTTGGCCACTCGTCTGCTAGTCTCGCGCAAGGAGAAGAGGGGATTCGATGTGGTGCTAATTTAATTACTCACCTCTTTAATGCTATGTTGCCT tttcatcACCGTGATCCTGGCTTGGTAGGATTACTAGCATCAACGACTgaaaaacaagttttttatggaataatatCTGATGGAATACACACGCACCCTGCTGCCCTAAGAATAGCGTGTAGAACTAATCCTGACG GATTAATACTAGTGAGTGACGCTGTCGCTGCCCAAGGCTTAGCGGACGGGAACTATCGGATTGGTCCACAATTAGTTAACGTTGAAAACGGCCATGCGTACGTCACTGGCACCAAAGTCCTCTGTGGTAGCACCACTGCGCTCGACGAATGTGTTAAAACATTGAAGGAAGCTACAG atTGCTCGTTAGAATATGCTCTAGAAACTGCATCTCTCCATCCAGCTAAGGCTCTAGGTATTGATCGTACGAAAGGAAAGTTAAATTTTGGATATGATGCAGACTTTGTCATTATGCATCCTCAATCGATGAAAGTACTATCTACATGGATTGCCGGAGAATGTGTTCATAAAAGTATCTAA
- the LOC126768246 gene encoding brain tumor protein-like isoform X2: MEEINGELYGDGLVSLGDEGSLEASDNGKQEQNCKICDNKLCSPRVLSCLHVFCEVCIDKLMVNEAGDSLKFDLAVECPMCKQETKMPGGGAASLPSDYVLTNILDVSSMDQSVVCTCCKSKEPAVARCTDCSHFLCSNCNSAHEFMRCFENHRVVPFDALRSSKEKTAVHKPIFCTRHVGESLKFYCCECEVGACTECLTVDHKVGEHRCERIVDAEPNLRAELRNFIVEANARAVSAGSASARLDDALGDLQRQRDDAESVINEAYHAYKAALERRREKALEELERLHKERELKVMDLFDRVDKTVQRIDCACKFAARLLRRGDGTEIVMLKKIVASQFARLLEGAPEFDVDYSVEFVTKLEKFDSIAEDTFGTFRTEATRAEERKRASESSAIVSVASNAHSPAVSVTNAPVFDDFPLGNVRRVTGVSNMVGVPGVGGVPAIGVPGVGAVPGVGAVGNTSVISGVVNVNSGVGAVTGVGGVSALPSMVEYNLQQLASIAEKEVPPPPHASPAPSFTLAELLAGDLNSPQAYNNLQALAKLGLNTEVNGFGGVGGVGGIGGVGPRGVSPGRPLLTAAEEAALVAPPAPLVRATKATPMHIRFKFGQLGGGKGQFNSPHGFCLGNDEDIIVADTNNHRITVFDKSGSHKFNFGVAGKEEGQLWYPRKVAVVRATGKFVVCDRGNERSRMQIFTKNGHFLKKIAVRFIDIVAGLAVTAEGLIVAVDSVTPTVFILSEEGDLLSWFDCSECMREPSDIAISGKEFYVCDFKGHCVVVFDDEGHFLRRIGCENVTNFPNGIDVSDAGDVLIGDSHGNKFHVAVFSREGVLVTEFECPYVKVSRCCGLKITSEGYIVTLAKNNHHVLVLNTLYIV, from the exons atgGAAGAAATTAATGGCGAGCTTTATGGGGATGGCCTTGTTAGTCTTGGCGATGAAGGTTCTTTGGAAGCTTCTGATAATGGAAAACAAgaacaaaattgtaaaatttgcga CAATAAACTATGCAGTCCTCGTGTATTGTCATGCCTTCATGTATTCTGTGAAGTATGCATTGACAAATTGATGGTAAACGAAGCTGGAGATTCTCTTAAATTTGATTTAGCGGTTGAATGCCCCATGTGTAAACAAGAAACTAAG aTGCCAGGAGGAGGAGCTGCATCACTCCCTTCAGACTATGTTCTTACTAACATCTTGGATGTTTCCTCCATGGATCAGTCTGTTGTTTGCACTTGCTGTAAGAGTAAAGAGCCAGCTGTTGCCAGATGCACCGATTGCTCTCATTTCTTATGTTCCAACTGCAACTCAGCTCATGAGTTCATGAGGTGCTTTGAAAACCATCGCGTTGTTCCATTCGACGCCTTAAGATCGTCCAAAGAAAAGACGGCTGTACATAAGCCAATTTTCTGCACACGTCATGTAGGTGAAAGCCTTAAATTTTACTGTTGCGAGTGTGAGGTAGGTGCTTGCACAGAATGTCTAACAGTTGATCATAAAGTAGGAGAACATCGTTGTGAGCGCATTGTTGATGCGGAACCAAATCTCCGCGCTGAGCTTAGGAATTTTATTGTCGAAGCAAATGCTCGTGCAGTTTCAGCTGGGAGTGCATCAGCTAGACTTGATGATGCTTTAGGCGATTTGCAACGCCAAAGAGATGATGCTGAAAGTGTCATTAATGAAGCTTATCACGCATACAAAGCAGCTCTCGAAAGACGTCGTGAGAAAGCTTTGGAAGAACTGGAGAGACTGCACAAAGAAAGAGAACTTAAAGTGATGGATTTGTTTGATCGCGTCGATAAAACCGTACAACGTATAGATTGCGCTTGCAAATTTGCTGCGAGACTTCTTCGAAGAGGTGATGGAACCGAAATTGTAATGTTGAAGAAAATTGTAGCATCTCAATTTGCGCGACTTTTGGAAGGTGCTCCTGAATTTGACGTCGACTATTCTGTGGAGTTTGTTACTAAACTGGAAAAATTCGATTCGATAGCAGAAGATACATTTGGAACATTCCGCACTGAAGCAACTAGAGCGGAGGAAAGAAAACGTGCAAGCGAATCTTCGGCTATAGTTTCAGTCGCTTCCAATGCTCATTCGCCGGCTGTGTCAGTGACAAATGCACCTGTTTTCGATGATTTTCCTCTGGGAAATGTTCGTCGGGTTACAGGTGTTAGCAACATGGTGGGTGTTCCAGGAGTTGGAGGTGTTCCAGCTATTGGTGTACCGGGAGTGGGTGCGGTACCAGGAGTGGGAGCCGTGGGAAATACCAGCGTTATATCCGGGGTAGTCAACGTTAATAGCGGTGTTGGCGCTGTAACGGGTGTTGGTGGAGTTTCAGCGTTGCCGTCAATGGTAGAATACAACTTGCAACAACTGGCTAGCATCGCTGAGAAAGAAGTTCCACCGCCACCTCATGCATCACCGGCTCCATCTTTTACTCTTGCTGAGCTGCTCGCTGGAGACCTTAACTCGCCTCAAGCTTACAATAACTTGCAAGCACTTGCTAAACTCGGATTGAATACTG AAGTCAACGGTTTTGGAGGAGTTGGCGGTGTTGGTGGAATCGGAGGAGTAGGTCCTCGTGGAGTGTCTCCTGGTAGACCTTTGCTGACTGCTGCCGAAGAAGCTGCGCTTGTTGCGCCGCCAGCACCACTAGTCCGGGCTACTAAAGCTACTCCTATGCATATTAGATTCAAATTCGGGCAACTCGGCGGAGGCAAGGGCCAATTTAATTCACCACATGGATTTTGCCTAGGCAATGACGAAGACATCATTGTTGCAGATACTAATAATCATCGCATTAcg GTCTTTGACAAATCTGGCAGTCACAAGTTTAATTTTGGCGTCGCTGGTAAAGAAGAGGGTCAACTTTGGTATCCACGTAAAGTTGCCGTGGTTCGAGCTACAGGAAAATTTGTGGTCTGCGATCGTGGAAACGAAAGATCTCGAATGCAAATTTTCACCAAAAATGGACATTTCTTAAAGAAGATCGCT gtGCGCTTTATCGATATTGTCGCGGGTTTAGCTGTCACTGCTGAAGGACTCATTGTTGCTGTCGACAGTGTGACTCCTACAGTTTTTATCTTATCTGAAGAGGGCGATCTCCTGAGTTGGTTCGATTGTAGTGAATGCATGAGGGAGCCGTCGGATATCGCAATTAGCG GCAAGGAATTCTACGTCTGCGACTTCAAGGGGCACTGCGTCGTAGTGTTCGACGACGAGGGTCACTTCCTGCGCCGCATCGGCTGCGAGAACGTGACCAACTTCCCCAACGGCATCGACGTGTCGGACGCGGGCGACGTGCTCATTGGAGACTCGCACGGCAACAAGTTCCATGTCGCCGTATTCTCGCGGGAGGGCGTTCTCGTCACCGAGTTTGAATGCCCCTACGTCAAG GTTTCTCGCTGCTGTGGACTTAAGATTACATCTGAAGGTTATATCGTCACTCTGGCTAAGAATAATCACCACGTTCTAGTCCTCAACACCCTTTACATTGTCTGA
- the LOC126768246 gene encoding brain tumor protein-like isoform X1 has translation MEEINGELYGDGLVSLGDEGSLEASDNGKQEQNCKICDNKLCSPRVLSCLHVFCEVCIDKLMVNEAGDSLKFDLAVECPMCKQETKVMPGGGAASLPSDYVLTNILDVSSMDQSVVCTCCKSKEPAVARCTDCSHFLCSNCNSAHEFMRCFENHRVVPFDALRSSKEKTAVHKPIFCTRHVGESLKFYCCECEVGACTECLTVDHKVGEHRCERIVDAEPNLRAELRNFIVEANARAVSAGSASARLDDALGDLQRQRDDAESVINEAYHAYKAALERRREKALEELERLHKERELKVMDLFDRVDKTVQRIDCACKFAARLLRRGDGTEIVMLKKIVASQFARLLEGAPEFDVDYSVEFVTKLEKFDSIAEDTFGTFRTEATRAEERKRASESSAIVSVASNAHSPAVSVTNAPVFDDFPLGNVRRVTGVSNMVGVPGVGGVPAIGVPGVGAVPGVGAVGNTSVISGVVNVNSGVGAVTGVGGVSALPSMVEYNLQQLASIAEKEVPPPPHASPAPSFTLAELLAGDLNSPQAYNNLQALAKLGLNTEVNGFGGVGGVGGIGGVGPRGVSPGRPLLTAAEEAALVAPPAPLVRATKATPMHIRFKFGQLGGGKGQFNSPHGFCLGNDEDIIVADTNNHRITVFDKSGSHKFNFGVAGKEEGQLWYPRKVAVVRATGKFVVCDRGNERSRMQIFTKNGHFLKKIAVRFIDIVAGLAVTAEGLIVAVDSVTPTVFILSEEGDLLSWFDCSECMREPSDIAISGKEFYVCDFKGHCVVVFDDEGHFLRRIGCENVTNFPNGIDVSDAGDVLIGDSHGNKFHVAVFSREGVLVTEFECPYVKVSRCCGLKITSEGYIVTLAKNNHHVLVLNTLYIV, from the exons atgGAAGAAATTAATGGCGAGCTTTATGGGGATGGCCTTGTTAGTCTTGGCGATGAAGGTTCTTTGGAAGCTTCTGATAATGGAAAACAAgaacaaaattgtaaaatttgcga CAATAAACTATGCAGTCCTCGTGTATTGTCATGCCTTCATGTATTCTGTGAAGTATGCATTGACAAATTGATGGTAAACGAAGCTGGAGATTCTCTTAAATTTGATTTAGCGGTTGAATGCCCCATGTGTAAACAAGAAACTAAGgtg aTGCCAGGAGGAGGAGCTGCATCACTCCCTTCAGACTATGTTCTTACTAACATCTTGGATGTTTCCTCCATGGATCAGTCTGTTGTTTGCACTTGCTGTAAGAGTAAAGAGCCAGCTGTTGCCAGATGCACCGATTGCTCTCATTTCTTATGTTCCAACTGCAACTCAGCTCATGAGTTCATGAGGTGCTTTGAAAACCATCGCGTTGTTCCATTCGACGCCTTAAGATCGTCCAAAGAAAAGACGGCTGTACATAAGCCAATTTTCTGCACACGTCATGTAGGTGAAAGCCTTAAATTTTACTGTTGCGAGTGTGAGGTAGGTGCTTGCACAGAATGTCTAACAGTTGATCATAAAGTAGGAGAACATCGTTGTGAGCGCATTGTTGATGCGGAACCAAATCTCCGCGCTGAGCTTAGGAATTTTATTGTCGAAGCAAATGCTCGTGCAGTTTCAGCTGGGAGTGCATCAGCTAGACTTGATGATGCTTTAGGCGATTTGCAACGCCAAAGAGATGATGCTGAAAGTGTCATTAATGAAGCTTATCACGCATACAAAGCAGCTCTCGAAAGACGTCGTGAGAAAGCTTTGGAAGAACTGGAGAGACTGCACAAAGAAAGAGAACTTAAAGTGATGGATTTGTTTGATCGCGTCGATAAAACCGTACAACGTATAGATTGCGCTTGCAAATTTGCTGCGAGACTTCTTCGAAGAGGTGATGGAACCGAAATTGTAATGTTGAAGAAAATTGTAGCATCTCAATTTGCGCGACTTTTGGAAGGTGCTCCTGAATTTGACGTCGACTATTCTGTGGAGTTTGTTACTAAACTGGAAAAATTCGATTCGATAGCAGAAGATACATTTGGAACATTCCGCACTGAAGCAACTAGAGCGGAGGAAAGAAAACGTGCAAGCGAATCTTCGGCTATAGTTTCAGTCGCTTCCAATGCTCATTCGCCGGCTGTGTCAGTGACAAATGCACCTGTTTTCGATGATTTTCCTCTGGGAAATGTTCGTCGGGTTACAGGTGTTAGCAACATGGTGGGTGTTCCAGGAGTTGGAGGTGTTCCAGCTATTGGTGTACCGGGAGTGGGTGCGGTACCAGGAGTGGGAGCCGTGGGAAATACCAGCGTTATATCCGGGGTAGTCAACGTTAATAGCGGTGTTGGCGCTGTAACGGGTGTTGGTGGAGTTTCAGCGTTGCCGTCAATGGTAGAATACAACTTGCAACAACTGGCTAGCATCGCTGAGAAAGAAGTTCCACCGCCACCTCATGCATCACCGGCTCCATCTTTTACTCTTGCTGAGCTGCTCGCTGGAGACCTTAACTCGCCTCAAGCTTACAATAACTTGCAAGCACTTGCTAAACTCGGATTGAATACTG AAGTCAACGGTTTTGGAGGAGTTGGCGGTGTTGGTGGAATCGGAGGAGTAGGTCCTCGTGGAGTGTCTCCTGGTAGACCTTTGCTGACTGCTGCCGAAGAAGCTGCGCTTGTTGCGCCGCCAGCACCACTAGTCCGGGCTACTAAAGCTACTCCTATGCATATTAGATTCAAATTCGGGCAACTCGGCGGAGGCAAGGGCCAATTTAATTCACCACATGGATTTTGCCTAGGCAATGACGAAGACATCATTGTTGCAGATACTAATAATCATCGCATTAcg GTCTTTGACAAATCTGGCAGTCACAAGTTTAATTTTGGCGTCGCTGGTAAAGAAGAGGGTCAACTTTGGTATCCACGTAAAGTTGCCGTGGTTCGAGCTACAGGAAAATTTGTGGTCTGCGATCGTGGAAACGAAAGATCTCGAATGCAAATTTTCACCAAAAATGGACATTTCTTAAAGAAGATCGCT gtGCGCTTTATCGATATTGTCGCGGGTTTAGCTGTCACTGCTGAAGGACTCATTGTTGCTGTCGACAGTGTGACTCCTACAGTTTTTATCTTATCTGAAGAGGGCGATCTCCTGAGTTGGTTCGATTGTAGTGAATGCATGAGGGAGCCGTCGGATATCGCAATTAGCG GCAAGGAATTCTACGTCTGCGACTTCAAGGGGCACTGCGTCGTAGTGTTCGACGACGAGGGTCACTTCCTGCGCCGCATCGGCTGCGAGAACGTGACCAACTTCCCCAACGGCATCGACGTGTCGGACGCGGGCGACGTGCTCATTGGAGACTCGCACGGCAACAAGTTCCATGTCGCCGTATTCTCGCGGGAGGGCGTTCTCGTCACCGAGTTTGAATGCCCCTACGTCAAG GTTTCTCGCTGCTGTGGACTTAAGATTACATCTGAAGGTTATATCGTCACTCTGGCTAAGAATAATCACCACGTTCTAGTCCTCAACACCCTTTACATTGTCTGA